Proteins encoded by one window of Rutidosis leptorrhynchoides isolate AG116_Rl617_1_P2 chromosome 7, CSIRO_AGI_Rlap_v1, whole genome shotgun sequence:
- the LOC139857607 gene encoding SNF2 domain-containing protein CLASSY 3-like: MDFSKTKLYQRTRSCYDKLYAERCKKKSGKKLSDRNQVEARVDEKLGKKIIKSDKKLKRGLSLNKCKSASQNSLIDEIDLDDDDDDHHHHHHQSKGNVEKVCRSVKKKKNIGKGISISDRVRTGRKKELKKTVNNDDAISCLGDNVKKGSSSVSLHDGGLVDDVNDDDDDDDDDDDDHDDDAVVYLGDDEACLDSYDPSNSSRVESNEVKMMSPVQLDSVRAESDDLNIDDLQGLKLSEDDEGHDPKKVDSPDDDNHDDNDDDPILILSSSSDGEDNGDNRSTGLETSTIDDDQFWQEVSRKVYDDCEFKPGASKKRRDNMWVANDGRIKKRRTDTEKHNQFGENVDVIGILADTLKDGEKVLKSYIESPHVEEVPVKKVESYIFKFEDEEIIEPEKSEIDSVTDGLFEEMNVCLQISEIGCSDTSMVNCVDGDCMLNTLCRQGQHLLTINDEYGIICRRCSYVEMEIRDVLPPLIKNGKGGHGKHEFDQEKTDNVKFSDIQLSDAHHDSKETKHEKGTVWDLVPGVKESMYRHQREGFEFIWEKVAGGIYINKLEKCLSNSGSGCIISHAPGTGKSRLALVFLKAFLKMYPDSRPLIIAPRSMLLTWKEQFEKWDVNFPYHNLNNNELSGDEDIDAANFLKRSGQAKSLIGKRLLKLISWKKKPSVLGLTYRLFETLVGEEGKKKKKTSTNHQNEKIKEFLLSVPTLLVLDEGHTPRNDQSLMWKALVNVKTSRKIILTGTPFQNNFDELFNTMCLVNPSFSFGISSYKKHGRKHNSTRGQWDSITNSVKKNRLKLDELKAMIDPFVHVHKGEILQAQLPGLKDALVVLKPTKTQKTLLGMMSGTSQTLENNHIMSLISVHPSLLPEGYARDDKFNQSLDRFKNDPRCGVKTEFLIELIRLSGALNEKVLVFSQYIKPLEFIKEMLKTYFNWTEGREFLYMDGQQEEKHRQNSINTVNDPKSEVKILLASLKACSEGINLVGASRVVLLDVHWNPSVERQAISRAYRLGQKKIVYVYHLVTGSMEGEKYIRQVEKSQLSELVFASKSRDGSNPKISSTVSGDEILEALVQHDKLQHMFEKVIYQPKEANLINTFGLIQLTDSIDF; this comes from the exons ATGGATTTTTCGAAAACGAAACTGTATCAGCGGACACGTTCGTGTTATGATAAACTTTACGCAGAGAGGTGTAAGAAAAAAAGTGGTAAAAAATTGAGTGATAGAAATCAGGTTGAAGCTAGGGTTGATGAGAAATTGGGGAAAAAGATAATAAAGAGTGATAAGAAATTGAAAAGAGGATTATCTTTGAATAAATGTAAGAGTGCAAGCCAAAATAGTCTCATTGATGAGAtagatcttgatgatgatgatgatgatcatcatcatcatcatcatcaaagtaaGGGGAATGTCGAAAAGGTTTGTCGAAGTGTGAAAAAGAAGAAAAATATTGGAAAAGGGATTTCGATTTCGGATAGGGTTCGTACGGGAAGGAAAAAGGAATTGAAGAAAACAGTGAATAATGATGATGCTATTTCGTGTTTGGGTGATAATGTCAAGAAAGGTAGTAGTAGTGTGAGTTTACACGATGGTGGTCTTGTTGATgatgtaaatgatgatgatgatgatgatgatgatgatgatgatgatcatgatgatgatgctgTGGTTTACTTAGGTGATGATGAGGCCTGTTTAGATAGTTATGATCCATCAAATAGTTCTCGTGTGGAAAGTAATGAGGTGAAGATGATGAGTCCAGTACAGTTGGACTCTGTTCGAGCAGAATCTGATGATCTTAACATTGATGATTTACAAGGATTGAAGTTATCTGAAGATGATGAAGGTCATGATCCAAAAAAGGTGGACTCACCTGATGATGATAatcatgatgataatgatgatgatccaataCTTATTTTGAGTTCATCTAGTGATGGTGAGGATAATGGTGACAATCGGTCTACTGGTTTAGAGACATCAACAATCGATGATGACCAATTTTGGCAAGAGGTTTCTAGAAAAGTATATGATGACTGTGAATTTAAGCCGGGGGCTAGTAAAAAACGACGTGATAACATGTGGGTAGCTAATGATGGGAGAATAAAGAAGAGAAGGACTGACACTGAAAAGCATAATCAGTTTGGAGAAAATGTTGATGTTATTGGGATATTAGCTGATACGTTAAAGGATGGGGAAAAGGTGCTTAAAAGTTACATTGAAAGTCCTCATGTAGAAGAAGTTCCTGTTAAGAAAGTGGAATCGTATATTTTTAAGTTTGAAGATGAGGAGATTATAGAACCAGAGAAATCAGAAATCGATAGTGTAACGGATGGGCTTTTTGAGGAGATGAATGTGTGTTTGCAGATTTCAGAAATCGGTTGCTCTGACACATCTATG GTTAATTGTGTTGATGGTGACTGTATGTTGAATACGTTGTGTCGACAAGGACAACATCTTCTCACTATTAATGATGAGTACGGGATCATTTGTAGACGTTGTTCGTATGTGGAGATGGAAATTAGAGATGTTTTACCCCCTCTG ATTAAGAATGGAAAGGGAGGGCACGGAAAGCATGAATTTGACCAAGAAAAAACCGACAACGTTAAATTCTCTGACATTCAGTTATCTGACGCTCATCATGATTCTAAGGAGACAAAACACGAGAAAGGGACCGTTTGGGACTTGGTTCCCGGTGTTAAAGAATCCATGTATCGACACCAACGTGAGGGTTTCGAGTTCATATGGGAGAAAGTAGCTGGCGGGATTTATATCAATAAGTTAGAAAAATGTCTTTCTAATAGTGGAAGTGGATGTATTATATCTCACGCCCCGGGAACCGGAAAAAGCCGTCTCGCGCTCGTTTTTCTCAAGGCGTTTTTGAAAATGTATCCCGATTCGCGACCTTTAATAATCGCCCCTCGATCAATGCTCCTTACATGGAAAGAACAATTTGAAAAATGGGATGTTAATTTTCCATATCATAACTTGAACAATAACGAGTTGTCGGGAGACGAAGATATCGACGCCGCCAACTTTCTAAAACGATCCGGACAAGCGAAATCTTTAATCGGTAAACGTTTGTTAAAGTTAATTTCTTGGAAGAAAAAACCAAGTGTTTTAGGGCTTACGTATAGATTGTTCGAAACCCTAGTCGGTGAAGAaggtaagaagaagaaaaaaacttCAACCAATCATCAAAACGAGAAGATAAAGGAATTTTTACTTTCAGTCCCTACACTTTTAGTTCTTGACGAAGGACACACCCCGAGGAACGATCAAAGCCTTATGTGGAAAGCGTTGGTTAACGTGAAAACAAGTCGGAAAATCATTCTTACGGGAACCCCTTTTCAAAACAACTTCGACGAGTTGTTTAACACCATGTGTTTGGTGAACCCTTCGTTTTCATTCGGGATTTCGTCTTATAAAAAACATGGACGAAAACACAATTCAACACGAGGGCAATGGGATTCGATCACAAATTCTGTGAAGAAAAATCGACTTAAATTAGACGAACTTAAAGCCATGATCGACCCGTTTGTTCATGTACATAAAGGAGAAATTCTTCAAGCACAACTCCCGGGATTAAAAGACGCGTTGGTTGTTTTAAAACCCACAAAAACCCAAAAAACACTTTTAGGAATGATGTCGGGAACAAGTCAAACGTTAGAGAACAACCATATCATGTCGTTAATATCCGTCCATCCTTCATTGCTTCCGGAAGGTTACGCGCGTGACGATAAGTTTAACCAATCGCTTGACCGGTTCAAAAACGACCCTCGTTGTGGTGTTAAAACCGAATTCTTAATCGAACTTATTAGACTAAGTGGCGCGTTGAATGAAAAAGTTTTAGTATTTAGTCAATACATTAAGCCACTCGAATTCATTAAAGAGATGTTAAAAACATACTTTAATTGGACCGAAGGACGAGAGTTTTTGTACATGGACGGACAACAAGAAGAAAAGCATAGACAAAATTCGATAAATACGGTCAACGATCCGAAAAGTGAAGTCAAAATTCTTTTAGCGTCTTTAAAAGCGTGTTCCGAAGGGATTAATTTAGTCGGTGCGTCTCGTGTTGTGTTGCTTGACGTGCATTGGAACCCGTCTGTTGAAAGACAAGCGATTAGTAGAGCGTATAGACTCGGCCAGAAAAAGATTGTTTATGTTTACCATCTTGTTACGGGGTCAATGGAGGGTGAGAAATATATAAGGCAAGTTGAAAAAAGTCAACTGTCAGAATTGGTTTTTGCTTCTAAAAGTAGAGACGGGTCAAATCCTAAAATATCGTCGACGGTATCTGGTGACGAGATTTTGGAAGCGTTGGTGCAACATGACAAGCTTCAACACATGTTTGAAAAGGTGATTTATCAACCGAAAGAAGCGAATTTAATCAACACTTTCGGGCTGATTCAGTTAACTGACTCCATAG ATTTCTGA